The bacterium region TCTGCGGGCGCGGTCGAGCTGCGCGCCGATGAGTGGGGAGTTGACGTTGTGATCACCGCGTCGCAGAAGGCGCTCATGGCGCCGCCCGGGGTGGCGCTGATAAGCGTTTCAGAGCGTGCCTGGGAGGCGGTGAAGGCCGCGCGGCTTCCCAGGTTCTACTGGTCGTTCGATAGGATGCGGGCCGAACTGGGAGATGTGGAGGCATTCACCCCGTTCACTCCGGCGATCAGCGTAGTACGCGCGCTGCACGCCGGATTGAAACTGATCGAGGCCGAGGGCCTGGAGGCCCGGTGGGCGCGCCACCGCCGCACCGCCAGGGCCGTGCGGGCCGGGGTCCGCGCGCTGGGCCTGCGGGTGGTTCCCAGGGAAGAAGACGCCAGCGAGGCGGTCACCGCGATATGGGTGCCGGACGGCGTTGATTCGACGACGCTGCTTACCAGGCTGCGCACCGAGTATGGCGTCGTGCTCGCGGGTGGTCCGGGGCGGATGAAGGGGAAGATCTTTCGGTTTGGGCACCTGGGATGGGTGCCGGACGAGGCGGTGCTTGCCGGGCTGCGCGCTCTGGAGGCCGTACTGCCTGAAGTTGGCGGACCTGCGGGCCGTGGCGCCGAGGCGGCCGCGGCCGAGATACTGGCCAGGGAGGGATAGCCATGCTGGATATTAAGCAGATCCGCGAGAACCCCGAGAGGTTCAGGGCCGGGCTGCGTAGGCGAGGCCGCGATCCCGCCCCCATTGACGCGGTGATCGAGGCCGACCTCAGCCGGCGCTCTCTCCTGCAGGAGATCGAGGCCCTGCGAGCCAGCCAGAACCGTGCGTCCGCCGAGATCCCCGACCTCAAGGGCAAAGACCGGGAGGCGCGCATCGTCGAGATGCGGGCACTCTCGGCCCGGATCAAGGAGCTGGAGCCCCAACTGGCGAGCGTTGAGTCCAATCTCGACGGCCTGATGCGTTCGCTGCCCAACCATCCCGATGAAACCGTGCCCGAGGGCACCGACTCCTCGACCAACGTGGTAGTCCGCAAGTGGGGGACGCCGTCCGAGTTCGACTTCATCCCGCGCGACCACATGGAGATCGGAACCAGTCTGGGAATCCTCAATTTCGAGCGCGGAGCCCGGGCTTCGGGGTCGCGCTTCTACTACATGCGCGGCGAGGGCGTCATGCTGGAGACGGCGCTGGCGCGCATGGCAATGGATCTGCTCACGGAAGAAGGCTTCACGCTGCTGGGGACGCCGATGCTCGTGCGCAGCGGCGTGATCACCGGCGCGTGGGGCGGCGTGGCGCTGGATACCCAGCAGACCTACAAGATCGAGGACGAGGACCTGGCGCTCATCGGAACCAGCGAGCAGCCGCTGGCGGCCTACCACATGGACGAAACGCTCGACGCCTCGGCGCTGCCGCTGCGGTATGCCGGTGTGTCCTGGTGCTTCCGCCGCGAAGCCGGCTCCCACGGCCGCGACGTCCGCGGTCTGTACCGGGTGCACCAGTTCTTCAAGATAGAGATGTTCTCGTACGTCCATCCCGACCGGTCGTCCGAGGAGCACGAGTACCTGGTCGGGCTCGAGGAGCGCTTCGTGCAGGCGCTGGGGCTGCCTCACCGCGTGGTGCTGCTGTGCGGGGGCGACCTCGGGCTGGGGATGGCGAAGACCTATGACATAGAGACCTGGATGCCGGGCCGCGGAGGGTACAGCGAGACGCACTCGTGCAGTAACGCCGGAAGTTTCCAGGCCCGCCGGCTGGGGACCAGGTTCCGGGAGGGTTCGCGCGGCGGC contains the following coding sequences:
- the serS gene encoding serine--tRNA ligase is translated as MLDIKQIRENPERFRAGLRRRGRDPAPIDAVIEADLSRRSLLQEIEALRASQNRASAEIPDLKGKDREARIVEMRALSARIKELEPQLASVESNLDGLMRSLPNHPDETVPEGTDSSTNVVVRKWGTPSEFDFIPRDHMEIGTSLGILNFERGARASGSRFYYMRGEGVMLETALARMAMDLLTEEGFTLLGTPMLVRSGVITGAWGGVALDTQQTYKIEDEDLALIGTSEQPLAAYHMDETLDASALPLRYAGVSWCFRREAGSHGRDVRGLYRVHQFFKIEMFSYVHPDRSSEEHEYLVGLEERFVQALGLPHRVVLLCGGDLGLGMAKTYDIETWMPGRGGYSETHSCSNAGSFQARRLGTRFREGSRGGTDFVHTLNGTLVATGRAMIAILENGQQADGSVRLPEVLVPYMGWRTELRNG
- a CDS encoding alanine--glyoxylate aminotransferase family protein; protein product: MRQYLLIPGPTPLPDEVLAASAIQIVGHRTPEFARLFAETLKAVGRVLLTRGTILPFASSGTGGLEATIVNLCSPGDTVVAVCGGAFGARFAEIAEAFAVNVNRVEMPWGQAAEPEAVRRALQETPDARAVLVAHSETSTGVRNDLAAISSVVREWPALMVADAVSSAGAVELRADEWGVDVVITASQKALMAPPGVALISVSERAWEAVKAARLPRFYWSFDRMRAELGDVEAFTPFTPAISVVRALHAGLKLIEAEGLEARWARHRRTARAVRAGVRALGLRVVPREEDASEAVTAIWVPDGVDSTTLLTRLRTEYGVVLAGGPGRMKGKIFRFGHLGWVPDEAVLAGLRALEAVLPEVGGPAGRGAEAAAAEILAREG